In the Uranotaenia lowii strain MFRU-FL chromosome 1, ASM2978415v1, whole genome shotgun sequence genome, TGAACGTTGCAGTTTATAAATATTGAACACCAAAGCAGAAATATCgggtttgttttgcttttggCTGTCCCCATCACTTGCTTATATATCTCATTCGGTCTGGTCTGGGTATTCTATTTCTAGCTTGTTGTTATTGCCGTAATTACATCTGTGTCATTAAACCTGCTGGGACAGCTGACTGTTAcgttaatattttgtactgtaaACAATACTTTAACAACGGTAGATAAACTAATTTAATGATAATTGAAAACTTTTCTTTACTTAACATGatacaacaattttaaacaaccactgattcatgttaaaatttaagttctgtTACTGAATTATACCTGAAATTATCCACTTAGATTTGGATTTGTTTAATAGTAGGATACTATAGATTTGCTATTATTAAACGGATTCAAATCGACCAAACGCACCTGCAAATTCCATCAATTGTTGTTGACATTTTGCCGGATAGAATTGTTTTCGCCATTCGTTCATTTCACAAACCAACCAGCAATTCTATTTGAGGCATGAAAATTTCTCTTGCCTTTTCTATCCCACCAATCAATAAAGCGACCAACAACGAAATACATAATGTACCTTTTTATATTTCTCTATTGAAATGGATTATGTTAGGGATAATAATTATAAGCTATAATTATAGTCTAGGTGagttaaatttattataaatttcatgcTAAAGTTTTCATGTAGCTATGGCTGTAAAATAGTTCAATCTACCtatttttgtttcagtttagatatcgaaaaagaaaaatactgaGACTGAATTCAAAAGACAGGCTTCCCCTAAAAACAGTATACTTTTCAGCTGCTTTAATATAACCAAATTTTGAAGGTGATAAGCACTATATCGAAACGAGcataatatttttctaattcgttatttattttttacatacaATTATAAACGAACCACTTGAATTTGTCTCATTTCTAGAAACCTTTCCAAAAAAACTTCTCAAAGTAAAGAACAAACTGATACGTTTACCCTAGGTTAGTGTGCGAAAAAGCTTCAACCAGCCTGCTAGTCAGTCAGCCAAACCCAATCCATCCAACCTCCGTCCCGTCCCGTGCCACCCCAACAGCAAAACCGAACCGCTCGAAGACAACAGTTCTTATTTAGATCGGTAGACGGTCGGTGGTGTTTTCTGTGTAGTATATTCAGCGCGTCACCTTTGGTGTAGCGAACGCGTCCGTCCGTAATGAAAACCAAGAAAGTTCGAAACTAGGCCTTGTGATTGTAAACGTAAACTATTGCATTATTCCCAACCGATAAAACTGCTTTGTTCAGCTACTAATTCGAAGGTAAACGTACCTTATATAGTATATGTACTCAGTTTAGGTGTAATTATTTGACTTGAAAATCATAAACGGAAAACTCAATATTTAAGATAACGAGAAGTTGCTTACGTGTTCAGAGAGCTGTAAACATTCGCGCGTTTCTTATTTTTGTACCAATATCGTTCTTAAACCGTGCAAGGTCAACGGCTTAAACACGCTCGATGCATACTCAAACTGCTCAGCAGTTCGATGCTGATTCGAAGCTGATTCCTTCGTAGGTTGAGGCCaagacaacaacaaaaaactcaaCTAAAGTGGATGGGAATGGAGAAAACTGACCGTCAAACGAAATTCGATAGCAAGGTCACCTTAAAGTTGAGCTGTTTTTTATGTCTTTTGTCTGGCTGGACTCTGGCTCTTATGCATCAAGTTCACTTATGCGCTGGAATTCTGGGAGTACCCTCAAAAGTTCTAGTTGTTTACTCagttcaaaaattgtaaaaaaaaatattaggtaTTGTGTTTTCAATCAACCGAATACTTATGGCCATTTTTGGTGTGTCgaactaaatatttttaaaataatcctTCTCTGCGTGAGAAGTTGGATAAGTATAGGTATAGGTAGTCTTATTTTGGAAAGAAATCGATCTAACAGAtcagtcagaaaaaaaacatttacgaTGCTTttaaatgtgaacataaatagCAGCTTTTTACCGTTTGCTGACGCAATTCAGGTCATTGGTTGTGTGACTTCAATGGGAGAAATAACACTGGATCGAATGTACTCGTATAAGGCACAGAATCCCATAGTTAATGAATATCTATACTGATCTTAGCGGAACCCAAAGGGCACACATTCGGGGAAGCTCTACAAACAAGAACAAAAGTGATTGTGATTGCATCGAAAGGCAGCCGTAAatattgtaagaaaaaaaagtgcaaaccAGTTTCCCGTGCCACACTCGCTTGAGCCGCAACGGATCAGCTGAGTTGGATTTTGTTGTTGACTTTTGGACGCTTCGAGCGCTTCGCGTATGGGTGGCAAAGCAGGATTCGAACAGAGTTTGTTGTCTATGTTCAATGTGTTTGTAAAATCTTATCGATGCATTTGCTAATCTAGAGGAGACTTGGCCTGACTGAGTCATGAGCGTGAATTGCTCCAATGATGAATTTATTATGATAGACTAAATAATTTGTTACGTCATCATTTGACCATCGATTCTTAAACAACTCCTCAGCCTCAAACGTTAATCCTATTGCCCCCAAATGTCGGGCCCGGCGaagcttttcaaaggtagtcataacaatatcgtttccaaaGCTTAGGAGTTTGTGTGTCAGTGATTTCGGTTCTTCGATGTGTATGGCAACGAGCTGAGATCGTTGAGATAGGTGACTAAACGTGAAAATCCCCCTTGCTAACCAAAACTGCAGTTAATTTGTTATGCTTCCCTTTCTCGAAGGGGGGAATGTTGAACTCCACACAAGTGTCACTAGTTAAATCGATAAGAGTGATATATCCAGATAAGCCATATatatcgaacaaaacaaaaaacaatgaataactgaCCGCAATGGTAAAAGTTCGACAAGAAAAAGGATGTTCAACATAGTAGTGTCTTTTTTCATTTCACACTAGTCTATACCACAACTCAATAAATAATCAGAGGACGCACAGCAAAATAGAATGCTGGAACGGTTGCCCACAACTTGTGTACTCGTACCTGACCTAATGCAAGCACACGTTCCGCACGTTTTCTGTTCGCTGTTTTCGTTCCACGAGTGCTGAGTTTATTATGTGCGGTTCTTTCGTCTTTCGCTAGGGTAGAGCTACTTTAAAAACGTCGAAAACGATCAACAGCTCTCCTCAACCACTTGCAAACGTTTTACCTATTAAACCTACTCATTCCGACAAAACCGGTTTCATTGTGTTGCGAAAACAAACTGTTCAGAACTAGTCGGCTCATCAGCAACTTTCTACAGAGATGAGTAACCACGAAGAAAAGCGGAAACATTTCCTAACATCTGAGTTGTTGCGTCAGTCAAAAATCAGTCCACTACAGTTTCATCCGCCTTATCTGAAACTGATATTGTTCAAACTTATTTAATTCATTGGATTTAGCGCTGAGTCGTTGCAAGTAggacattttaaaatgtttccaatAACATGTCTTAGCGTAGTTCACGTGTATTATTGTTCTCTGAAGATTTGGTTTGATTCGGTTGATTGATGTCAGCTAAGCTACCCACATTTTAACAATCAAAAGTCGTTCTGATATTCTatcttgttaaaaaataatagtagCCATAGCTAGTAACCTATTTCTTAAAGTCTTGTTTTCTCTTGGTTGAAATTTCAGATATCTCCAGATACATCATTAAACGAAACCAGCGAAATGAGCTCTTTTTTCGATCTATTCGATCCATCGGCCTCGACATCCGGTGAATTGGGCGATCCGCCGAACAATGGAAACCGAATGGTggaagacgacgacgatgatgactTCCTAATGACCTGTGACGATTTGTTCAACAAGAACAAGACCAAACCGCCCGGTGTGCAGATACCCTCCCGGTCCCAGCAGCGCCAGCAACAGTTCAATCTGATTCAACAGTATTCTCCGACGGAGCTGGACTTTGATTTGGACATTCTTCCCCCCGAACCACAACTGGGCAACATCGAGTACAAACTAAAGTTAATCAATCCTTCCAAGCAGCGCTTCGAACATCTGGTCACCCAAATGAAGTGGCGCCTGAGAGAGGGCAACGGCGAAGCGATATATGAAATTGGTGTCGCAGATTCGGGACAATTGCACGGCCTGACCGCCACTGATATGGCTACCTCGCTGTATACGCTCAACCAGATGGCTCGTAAATTGGACGCCTCCACGTCCGTGTTGAGGCGAAAAATTTTGCAGGCCGGTCGATCGGTGGTCGAGGTGCTGGTGCGCAAGATCCCCGATGATCAGCACAACATCGAAGTTCGAGTAGCCGTGTTGGGAAGTGCCGATGCCGGCAAATCAACACTATTGGGTGTGCTGACTCAAGGAGAATATGACAACGGAAGAGGTCGAGCGCGTCTGAACATGTTCCGGCATATGCACGAAATTCAAACGGGTCGGACATCGTGTATTTCCCACGAAACGCTCGGATTTGATCAACAGGTAAGAGTGatattttactcattttttttatctatttataCTCTCAAATTTATCGTTTCCAGGGTAATGTCATCAACTACAAATATAATGAGATGATGACGGCCGAAGAAATCAGCGACAAATCGACCAAACTAGTCACTTTCATGGACCTGGCAGGTCACCGACGCTATCTTAAAACGACTGTGCAAGCCCTGTCAGGCTACTCTCCACACCATGCACTGATCGTGGTGGCAGCTAGTAGCACCATCAGCAACATGACCAAGGAACACTTGGCCATCGTCCATGCACTCGATATGTCGTTCTCGATTGTGGTAACCAAAATGGACCTGGTACCGCCAGACGAAATTTTGTTGGAACTGAAGGAACTGCTGACTGCTGTAGGTTATCGCAAGGTGCCATATCTAATAAGCAACGAGGATGACGTGTTGAATGCCAACGCGCACCAAACTCACGAACAGATTGTTCCCATATTTTGTGTCTCCAACGTGACTGGCGACGGGCTGGACCTGTTGACCAAATATCTATATGTACTATCGCCAGAAATCAGCAATTCCGAAAAGGAACGACTCGAACAAGAGCCGATCGAATTTcagattgatgaaatttttaaggtcTCAGAAGTCGGCAACGTGGTCGGAGGACTTCTCTGTCAGGGAGTAATCACAGAGCATATGCCTATTCGAATTGGACCCTTGGAGGACGGCTCTTTTACTCCTGTCACGATACACACGATACACCGAAATCGAGCACCTTGCCGGGTAGTTCGAGCGGGTCAAAGTGCTTCTCTGTCTTTCTACACCACAGACAATCTACCTGTGCTCCGACGAGGAATGGTGATTTTGCCGGACTATGACGAGGAGAACCACGCTTATGGAACATGGTTCTTTCAGGTAATATAAACGCTTTCGGACAATCACAAACATATTTCTAAACTAAGCTCACTAACTTTCGCAGGCTCAGATATCGGTCCTGTTTCATGCGACCCGTATCTTCAAAGGGTTCCAAACGACGGTTCACATTGGAAGCATCCGACAAACTGCCATCATCGAGGGCATCATGGGAATCGGTTCCGAAGGCATATCAACCAATCAAACGGCAACAGTACTGTTCCGCTTTGTGCGGCATCCCGAGTACTTGCGACCAGGTATGAGAGTTCTGTTCCGCGAAGGTACCAGCAAGGGCATTGGTAAGGTAACGCAAGTATTTCCTCTCAAGGAATAAACCGACTAAATCATGTCCAACTTGTCAAACAGAAAATACCGTTTGTATACGTTCTCGAAACGTAGAAAACGGTGCATATTTTTCTTTGTTACAAAAGAACACAAACAGTTTTATCATTTACAAAGTCAAAATTATTACTTATCAGCGTTCATCGCTGCTAACAAATTCATACTTGAGTGTATATGTAAATAGCCAAgggtaaaatatttaaaaaaaactgtgatttcGTAACATTTAGATGGTACCTACTGAACTATTCTTTTATAAACATGATTATTACATTTTGTGTTCAGAGACTTGACATTAGATAGATTTTGTTTAGTTTCTTTGCAATTCGGTACTTTCAGTACCTACTCCAAAACTGAGACGATGGTAAAattgatgaatttgaaattctgaCAAACATCTTGATGTGTGTTAAAAAGTATCCTTaattaatatcaaataaaaCTTCTTATAAACGCAAATCGCGGCTACTGGGCTGTCCGTTGCTATATCACAGTCCATTCGAATCGACGACGGTTATTTTGCCAAGTTAATCGGTTACGTTGTTTCTTTATGAGAAATTATCACAAGGGTGCTAGAAATAAATCAGTCCTGCAAAGAGGAATAATGTTTCCATT is a window encoding:
- the LOC129740184 gene encoding GTP-binding protein 2, coding for MSSFFDLFDPSASTSGELGDPPNNGNRMVEDDDDDDFLMTCDDLFNKNKTKPPGVQIPSRSQQRQQQFNLIQQYSPTELDFDLDILPPEPQLGNIEYKLKLINPSKQRFEHLVTQMKWRLREGNGEAIYEIGVADSGQLHGLTATDMATSLYTLNQMARKLDASTSVLRRKILQAGRSVVEVLVRKIPDDQHNIEVRVAVLGSADAGKSTLLGVLTQGEYDNGRGRARLNMFRHMHEIQTGRTSCISHETLGFDQQGNVINYKYNEMMTAEEISDKSTKLVTFMDLAGHRRYLKTTVQALSGYSPHHALIVVAASSTISNMTKEHLAIVHALDMSFSIVVTKMDLVPPDEILLELKELLTAVGYRKVPYLISNEDDVLNANAHQTHEQIVPIFCVSNVTGDGLDLLTKYLYVLSPEISNSEKERLEQEPIEFQIDEIFKVSEVGNVVGGLLCQGVITEHMPIRIGPLEDGSFTPVTIHTIHRNRAPCRVVRAGQSASLSFYTTDNLPVLRRGMVILPDYDEENHAYGTWFFQAQISVLFHATRIFKGFQTTVHIGSIRQTAIIEGIMGIGSEGISTNQTATVLFRFVRHPEYLRPGMRVLFREGTSKGIGKVTQVFPLKE